From a region of the Oryza sativa Japonica Group chromosome 6, ASM3414082v1 genome:
- the LOC4340042 gene encoding enolase 1 has translation MAVTIQSVKARQIFDSRGNPTVEVDVGLSDGSFARGAVPSGASTGIYEALELRDGGSDYLGKGVLKAVSNVNTIIGPALIGKDPTEQVDIDNFMVQQLDGTSNNWGWCKQKLGANAILAVSLAVCKAGAMVKKIPLYQHIANLAGNKTLVLPVPAFNVINGGSHAGNKLAMQEFMILPTGASSFKEAMKMGVEVYHHLKSIIKKKYGQDATNVGDEGGFAPNIQENKEGLELLKAAIAKAGYTGKVVIGMDVAASEFYSEKDKTYDLNFKEDNNDGSHKISGDSLKDVYKSFVSEYPIVSIEDPFDQDDWATYAKLTDEIGQQVQIVGDDLLVTNPTRVAKAISEKTCNALLLKVNQIGSVTESIEAVRMSKRAGWGVMASHRSGETEDTFIADLSVGLSTGQIKTGAPCRSERLAKYNQLLRIEEELGDAAVYAGEKFRAPVEPY, from the exons atGGCGGTGACGATCCAGTCCGTGAAGGCGAGGCAGATCTTCGACAGCCGCGGGAACCCCACGGTGGAG GTGGACGTGGGACTCAGCGATGGCAGCTTCGCGAGGGGCGCCGTGCCGAGCGGTGCTTCCACCG GAATATATGAGGCCTTGGAGTTAAGAGATGGAGGATCCGACTATCTTGGCAAAGGTGTACTCAAG GCTGTGAGCAATGTAAACACTATTATTGGGCCAGCACTCATCGGAAAG GATCCCACTGAGCAAGTTGACATTGATAACTTCATGGTTCAACAGCTTGATGGAACCTCCAACAACTGGGGCTGGTGCAAACAAAAG CTTGGAGCAAATGCTATTCTTGCTGTTTCACTTGCTGTGTGCAAAGCAGGAGCCATGGTGAAGAAGATTCCCCTTTACCAG CACATTGCAAATCTTGCTGGAAACAAGACTCTCGTGCTGCCTGTACCCGCTTTCAATGTGATCAATGGAGGATCCCATGCTGGAAACAAACTTGCCATGCAG GAGTTCATGATCCTCCCTACTGGTGCATCCTCTTTCAAGGAGGCCATGAAGATGGGAGTTGAGGTGTACCACCACTtgaag AGTATAATCAAGAAAAAGTATGGCCAAGATGCCACAAATGTGGGGGATGAAGGTGGCTTTGCTCCTAACATTCAG GAAAACAAAGAGGGCCTCGAACTGTTGAAGGCCGCAATAGCTAAGGCTGGCTACACAGGCAAA GTGGTCATAGGAATGGATGTTGCAGCTTCTGAATTTTACAGTGAAAAGGACAAGACTTACGATCTTAACTTCAAGGAGGAT AACAACGACGGTTCACACAAAATTTCAGGTGACAGCCTGAAAGATGTGTACAAGTCCTTTGTTTCTGAGTACCCTATTGTGTCGATCGAAGATCCATTCGATCAGGATGACTGGGCTACCTATGCCAAGCTTACTGATGAGATTGGACAGCAAGTGCAGATTGTTGGGGATGACCTTCTTGTTACTAATCCCACA AGGGTTGCCAAGGCAATTAGTGAAAAGACTTGCAATGCTCTTCTCTTGAAG GTGAATCAAATAGGCTCAGTTACTGAGAGCATTGAGGCTGTTAGAATGTCCAAGCGTGCTGGATGGGGAGTGATGGCAAGCCATAGGAG TGGTGAGACAGAGGATACCTTCATTGCTGACCTCTCAGTTGGTCTGTCTACG GGTCAAATTAAGACAGGAGCTCCCTGTCGGTCAGAGCGTCTGGCTAAATACAACCAG CTGCTCAGGATAGAAGAAGAGCTGGGCGATGCTGC
- the LOC4340043 gene encoding uncharacterized protein, producing MASLLLEQQEKLRRHVDEWRFRCRAAVAEIGPRSASTSVSSASVRLRVAPTDPGVGVGAASLLTAAAAAEDNVDVSKFVAVLSHSCLEISRLSDAASSNLYRQLLLFGHTAEGPNEALLEGEPQKTFAHSIPLLLEVYEIINGLVMILGNLLRQLDAICSVRDKNVRPLNSFKGLDLTTVFGSLGEGLMVFLLVDEILRHNGNTRSYLSLFSRMLDKVKSEVDVFSMSFEDVDFLDQVVHNLQKLFDIGFFQRLVQEDSPLCSSITLVRSNKKLLDTFYSFFSESSSEIIQRIGSLKELPIDRRTILHLLGLFLFFTTTTGEAPDKKSMNLLVEIFQLVPVVYVEGGKRIVLSDLIRFHCSPSLSLLPPIKEACEAFGIMKNSYLARLNEMHSRDIQAINDSLSCWSVSFQSAIHPSSQMLTEEWVRHLQKQILQGVVLADRIHMLVLSMLDLHMHLEVPLRREKAKSLCQMIVSLKAIGDLFHMKGSSLVRSLPHIINIIQSDIEQLIISLKTKLQNEIAKGSQAVKTGFLSSLIRGGTDTETRLIDSLSLVLMSLQLLEGGGSSQRQLTLSITMDILHSLGYLDIELVGVRKLISKFSILSNFWSLIDERTNCSFLYWRKEMLVTWLSMVYGDACKLSWLQNIIDAFSDGMSLLTLGNVGTVTLQHYEEEIENALRKEVVAPLCRDIETDLRLHVHSTHLKGSVFVNPTKTGVRNLSWYLRMKPLRLPSKFVDIKFLVENHLNSAFYTYSVMSNYDNRMYAEMHQLGELKYGVELEDFHLTVDTADQDFDLKQSMENLDSFSEAYSYNIVKQMFIENDLGGQGRKNLRVLCVDHIASSAAMCNLQRISAYIDSIFVFLNRMFVDLHALLQSNIEIDLLRDFKQSENTGVSDAHPATQGDMKFALGKLGLGDHALDLLEQVQAAVTRIGSVLGLMMVLTAGRTRYLNNMSRYVRKPKFDLRYTTSCKLLGWDDDIVEISKVLDMGTRNNDPSDDRIQPFSILATNFSKKLQSNKLHEMKDFFQIVPSVIAHMMECRLLLKDKLLRRGHEDKRYTHTYDGFLLGVAFVLKVLEQDNSFDELNWFASTKAKLEGEAKDRDDKKTDRNTSGASFVSLKLWRSSPPVRTEQQKGGVDKGTRYMQEIELIECLFRLARTVLR from the exons atggcgtcAC TCTTACTCGAGCAGCAGGAGAAGCTGCGGCGGCACGTCGACGAGTGGCGGTTCCGGTGCCGCGCGGCCGTCGCCGAGATCGGGCCCCGCTCCGCGTCCACCTCGGTGTCCTCCGCCTCGGTCAGGCTCCGGGTGGCCCCCACCGACCCCGGCGTCGGTGTGGGCGCCGCGTCCCTCTtgaccgccgcggcggcggccgaggacaACGTCGACGTCTCCAAGTTCGTTGCCGTGCTCTCCCACTCGTGCCTTGAGATATCCCGCCTCTCTGATGCT GCgtcaagtaatctctatcggcAACTGCTCCTCTTTGGGCACACTGCAGAGGGACCAAATGAGGCACTTCTGGAGGGGGAGCCACAAAAGACATTTGCACACTCAATTCCATTGTTACTTGAGGTGTATGAAATCATCAATGGGCTGGTGATGATCCTTGGGAACCTGCTCCGGCAGCTGGACGCAATCTGCTCAGTCCGTGACAAGAATGTGCGTCCATTGAACTCATTTAAGGGTTTAGATTTGACAACCGTATTTGGATCACTTGGCGAGGGGCTTATGGTGTTCCTTTTGGTAGATGAAATTTTGAGGCACAATGGCAATACCAGGAGTTACCTATCTCTATTCTCAAG GATGCTGGACAAGGTGAAATCTGAGGTCGATGTATTTAGTATGTCATTCGAGGATGTAGATTTCCTTGATCAAGTTGTACACAACTTACAGAAACTTTTTGACATTGGCTTCTTCCAA CGGTTGGTGCAAGAAGATTCACCTTTGTGCTCTTCAATAACCCTCGTTAGATCTAATAAGAAACTGTTAGACACATTTTATTCTTTCTTCTCTGAGAGCAGTTCTGAGATCATTCAACGCATCG GTTCTTTGAAGGAACTCCCCATTGATCGAAGGACTATACTCCATCTTCTAGGCCTTTTTTTGTTCTTCACAACGACAACTG GTGAAGCTCCTGATAAGAAATCAATGAACCTGTTAGTGGAGATATTTCAGTTGGTTCCAGTGGTCTATGTTGAAGGTGGAAAGCGTATTGTGCTATCTGACTTAATTAGGTTTCATTGCTCTCCATCACTTTCTTTGTTGCCACCCATTAAGGAAGCTTGTGAAGCTTTTGGTATCATGAAGAATAGCTATCTGGCACGGTTAAATGAAATGCATTCAAG GGATATTCAAGCCATAAATGATTCGTTATCATGCTGGTCTGTTTCATTCCAGTCAGCCATTCATCCATCG TCGCAGATGCTGACTGAAGAGTGGGTTCGACATCTCCAGAAACAAATTTTGCAG GGAGTAGTGCTTGCAGATAGAATACATATGCTTGTCCTATCAATGCTTGACTTGCATATGCATCTTGAG GTTCCACTGAGAAGGGAGAAAGCCAAGTCTCTTTGCCAAATGATTGTGTCATTGAAG GCCATAGGAGACTTGTTCCACATGAAAGGGTCTAGCTTAGTGCGCAGTCTTCCTCACATAATCAACATCATTCAATCTGATATTGAACAACTCATAATATCATTGAAG ACTAAATTACAAAATGAAATAGCCAAGGGGAGTCAGGCAGTCAAGACAGGATTTCTTAGTTCATTGATACGTG GTGGTACAGACACGGAGACAAGGCTTATTGATTCACTTTCGTTG GTTCTGATGTCCTTGCAATTGCTTGAAGGAGGTGGGAGTTCTCAGAGGCAACTGACACTTTCTATTACAATGGATATTCTGCACAGTCTG GGTTACTTGGATATTGAGTTGGTTGGTGTGAGAAAGCTTATATCGAAGTTCAGCATTCTTTCGAATTTCTGGTCTCTGATTGATGAAAGGACGAACTGCAGCTTTTTGTATTGGAGAAAAGAGATGCTTGTGACTTGGTTATCAATGGTATATGGAGATGCCTGCAAATTATCTTGGCTACA GAACATCATTGATGCATTTTCTGATGGAATGTCACTTCTTACACTTGGGAATGTGGGAACTGTTACTCTTCAGCACTATGAGGAAGAAATTGAGAATGCTCTGCGAAAG GAGGTTGTTGCCCCACTGTGTAGAGATATTGAGACAGACCTCCGACTCCATGTTCATTCCACTCACTTAAAAGGATCAGTCTTTGTGAACCCAACAAAG ACTGGGGTTCGTAATCTTTCGTGGTACTTAAGAATGAAGCCCTTGAGACTACCTTCCAAGTTTGTTGATATTAAATTTCTTGTGGAGAACCATCTAAATTCTGCGTTCTATACTTACTCAGTGATGTCTAACTATGACAACAGG ATGTATGCAGAGATGCATCAACTAGGAGAGCTGAAATATGGTGTTGAACTGGAAGATTTCCATCTTACTGTGGATACCGCGGATCAAGATTTTGATCTAAAACAATCCATGGAAAATCTTGATTCATTTAGTGAGGCATATTCCTACAACATTGTCAAGCAG ATGTTTATTGAGAATGATCTGGGTGGCCAAGGCCGAAAAAACTTGAGAGTTTTATGTGTGGATCATATTGCATCTTCAGCTGCCATGTGCAATTTACAGCGAATTTCTGCATATATAGAttccatttttgttttcttAAACCGGATGTTTGTAGATCTTCATGCTTTGCTTCAAAGCAACATTGAAATTGATTTATTAAGGGATTTCAAACAATCAGAG AACACTGGAGTGTCCGATGCCCATCCTGCTACCCAAGGAGACATGAAATTTGCCCTAGGAAAGCTTGGGCTTGGAGACCATGCTCTAGACTTGCTTGAACAAGTACAAGCTGCTGTTACTAGAATAGGTAGCGTACTAGGTCTCATGATGGTACTTACGGCTGGCCGCACCCGTTATTTGAACAACATGTCACG ATATGTGAGAAAACCCAAATTTGACTTGAGATACACGACAAGTTGCAAGCTGCTGGGGTGGGATGATGACATTGTTGAAATTAGTAAAGTTTTGGACATGGGCACAAGAAACAATGATCCATCAGACGATAGAATTCAGCCATTTTCAATATTAGCAACCAACTTTTCAAAG AAGCTCCAGAGCAATAAACTTCACGAAATGAAGGATTTCTTTCAAATTGTTCCATCCGTAATTGCCCACATGATGGAATGTAGACTTCTTCTCAAGGATAAATTATTAAGACGGGGGCATGAAGACAAGAGATACACACATACTTACGATGGTTTCCTACTTGGAGTTGCTTTTGTCCTCAAG GTTTTGGAGCAAGATAACTCATTTGATGAACTCAATTGGTTCGCTTCCACAAAAGCAAAATTGGAAGGAGAGGCAAAGGACAGGGACGACAAGAAAACCGATAGAAACACGAGCGGAGCTAGCTTTGTCAGTCTGAAACTCTGGCGCTCAAGTCCACCTGTTAGGACAGAGCAGCAAAAG GGTGGTGTTGACAAGGGGACGCGCTACATGCAGGAAATTGAGCTTATAGAATGTCTATTCAGGCTTGCTAGAACAGTATTGAGATGA
- the LOC4340044 gene encoding ATP-dependent Clp protease proteolytic subunit-related protein 2, chloroplastic, whose protein sequence is MALSAAAPANSSCFHPRAAAASAPSSLSVGTKVFVGLKAQTKLGSSESSCPNVTAGFYTAVNRRISLGLSNKRATRARISMMPVGTPRVPYRTPGEGTWQWLDIWNALYRERIIFIGDSIDEEFSNQVLASMLYLDSVDNTKKILLYINGPGGDLTPCMALYDTMLSLKSPIGTHCLGFAFNLAGFILAAGEKGSRTGMPLCRISLQSPAGAARGQADDIENEANELIRIKNYLYSKLSEHTGHPVDKIHEDLSRVKRFDAEGALEYGIIDRIIRPSRIKKEGSTAQKKDLRNLGLG, encoded by the exons ATGGCGctgtccgcggcggcgccggcgaactCCTCCTGCTtccacccgcgcgccgccgccgccagcgcgccCTCATCTCTCAG CGTGGGCACCAAGGTCTTCGTCGGGTTGAAGGCCCAGACCAAGCTAG GCTCGTCGGAGTCGTCGTGCCCGAATGTCACCGCCGGGTTCTACACCGCCGTCAACCGGAGGATCTCTCTGGG ATTATCAAACAAGAGGGCTACCAGGGCGCGCATTTCAATGATGCCTGTTGGTACACCACGGGTGCCTTACAGaacacctggtgaaggaacttGGCAATGGCTTGATATATGGAATGCTCTA TATCGCGAACGAATTATCTTCATTGGGGACAGTATAGATGAAGAGTTTAGTAACCAAGTATTGGCGAGCATGTTGTATCTTGACAGCGTTGATAACACTAAAAAGATTCTTCTATACATTAATGGTCCAGGAGGAGAT CTTACACCATGCATGGCATTATATGATACAATGCTAAGCCTAAAAAGTCCTATTGGTACTCATTGCCTGGGCTTTGCATTCAACTTGGCAGGATTTATTCTTGCAGCTGGTGAAAAG GGTTCACGTACGGGTATGCCTCTTTGCCGGATTTCACTTCAGTCACCTGCTGGAGCAGCTCGAGGGCAG GCTGATGATATAGAAAATGAAGCAAATGAACTTATTAGGATCAAGAACTATCTTTACAGCAAGTTGTCAGAGCACACAGGTCATCCTGTTGATAAG ATTCATGAAGATCTATCTAGGGTGAAGCGCTTCGATGCTGAAGGAGCTTTGGAATATGGGATTATTGACCGTATTATTAGGCCTTCTCGCATCAAGAAAGAGGGATCCACTGCTCAAAAGAAGGATCTACGTAATCTGGGACTTGGCTAG
- the LOC4340045 gene encoding AT-hook motif nuclear-localized protein 18 yields MDPVTAAAAHGGGHHHHHHFGAPPVAAFHHHPFHHGGGAHYPAAFQQFQEEQQQLVAAAAAAGGMAKQELVDESNNTINSGGSNGSGGEEQRQQSGEEQHQQGAAAPVVIRRPRGRPAGSKNKPKPPVIITRDSASALRAHVLEVASGCDLVDSVATFARRRQVGVCVLSATGAVTNVSVRQPGAGPGAVVNLTGRFDILSLSGSFLPPPAPPSATGLTVYVSGGQGQVVGGTVAGPLIAVGPVVIMAASFGNAAYERLPLEDDEPPQHMAGGGQSSPPPPPLPLPPHQQPILQDHLPHNLMNGIHLPGDAAYGWTSGGGGGGRAAPY; encoded by the coding sequence ATGGatccggtgacggcggcggcggcgcatgggggtgggcaccaccaccaccaccacttcgGAGCGCCACCGGTGGCGGCGTTCCACCACCACCCGTtccaccacggcggcggggCGCACTACCCGGCGGCGTTCCAGCAGTttcaggaggagcagcagcagcttgtggcggcggcggcggcggctggtgggaTGGCGAAGCAGGAGCTGGTGGATGAGAGCAACAACACCATCAACAGCGGCGGGAGCAACGGGAGCGGCGGGGAGGAGCAGAGGCAGCAGTCCGGGGAGGAGCAGCACCAgcaaggggcggcggcgccggtggtgatCCGGCGTCCCAGGGGCCGCCCCGCCGGCTCCAAGAACAAGCCCAagcctccggtcatcatcacgCGCGACAGCGCCAGCGCGCTGCGGGCGCACGTCCTCGAGGTCGCCTCCGGGTGCGACCTCGTCGACAGCGTCGCCAcgttcgcgcgccgccgccaggtcggtGTCTGCGTGCTCAGCGCCACCGGCGCCGTCACCAACGTCTCCGTCCGGCAGCCCGGCGCGGGCCCCGGCGCCGTCGTCAACCTCACCGGCCGCTTCGACATCCTCTCGCTGTCCggctccttcctcccgccgccggcgcctccctcCGCCACCGGCCTCACCGTCTACGTCTCCGGCGGCCAGGGGCAGGTCGTGGGCGGCACGGTCGCCGGACCGCTCATCGCCGTCGGCCCCGTCGTCATCATGGCCGCCTCGTTCGGGAACGCCGCCTACGAGCGCCTCCCGCTCGAGGACGACGAGCCGCCGCAGCacatggcgggcggcggccagtcctcgccgccgccgccgccgctgccattaCCACCACACCAGCAGCCGATTCTTCAAGACCATCTGCCACACAACCTGATGAACGGAATCCACCTCCCCGGCGACGCCGCCTACGGCTggaccagcggcggcggcggcggcggccgcgcggcgccgTACTGA